One genomic window of Halovivax cerinus includes the following:
- a CDS encoding two-component system sensor histidine kinase NtrB produces the protein MSETVGVVDSEEFYRTLVENAAEGMLTIDENSDIVYANPAVETILGYSPDELVGSSKMKIIPERLEPVHAAALESYVESGDRNIDWDGVELPALHKDGHEVPTLISLREHDHDGDRYFTGIIRDISERKRREERLRDQKERLDEFSDVLTHDIRNPLSVARGYAEAARDEHDSPALEQIDESLERIDALVKDVAALARDGRTIGSTERVTVEACATAAWQNVVTGDATLEIEADVGAIEADESRMHGLFENLFTNSIDHAGDDVSIRVGRLPDDSGLYIDDSGPGIPESIRDDVFEYGYTTSDDGTGYGLSIVTQIVDGHGWDITVTESDVGGARFEIRGMEFC, from the coding sequence ATGTCTGAGACCGTCGGTGTCGTCGACTCTGAGGAATTCTATCGAACCCTCGTCGAGAACGCCGCCGAGGGGATGTTGACGATAGACGAGAACAGCGACATCGTGTACGCGAACCCTGCCGTCGAGACCATTCTCGGGTATTCGCCGGACGAGCTGGTGGGGAGTTCGAAGATGAAGATCATTCCGGAGCGCCTCGAACCCGTCCACGCCGCCGCGCTGGAATCGTACGTCGAGTCGGGCGACCGGAACATCGACTGGGACGGCGTCGAACTCCCGGCTCTTCACAAGGACGGCCACGAGGTCCCGACGCTCATCAGCCTCCGCGAACACGACCACGACGGCGACCGGTACTTCACCGGGATCATCCGCGATATCTCCGAACGGAAACGCCGGGAAGAACGACTTCGCGATCAGAAAGAACGCCTCGACGAGTTTTCGGACGTCCTGACGCACGACATTCGAAATCCGCTGTCGGTCGCGCGCGGCTACGCGGAGGCCGCCCGGGACGAACACGACAGTCCGGCGCTCGAGCAGATCGACGAGTCGCTCGAACGGATCGACGCGCTCGTCAAGGACGTCGCCGCACTCGCGAGAGACGGCAGGACGATCGGCAGTACGGAGCGGGTTACCGTCGAAGCCTGTGCGACAGCGGCGTGGCAAAACGTGGTAACCGGGGACGCCACCCTCGAGATCGAAGCCGACGTGGGGGCGATCGAGGCCGACGAGAGCCGTATGCACGGACTCTTCGAGAACTTGTTCACCAATTCGATCGACCACGCCGGCGACGACGTCTCCATCCGCGTCGGGCGACTGCCCGACGACAGTGGGCTGTACATCGACGATTCCGGCCCGGGGATCCCCGAGTCGATCCGGGACGACGTCTTCGAGTACGGGTACACGACGAGCGACGACGGAACCGGCTACGGGCTGTCCATCGTGACGCAGATCGTCGACGGACACGGCTGGGACATCACCGTCACCGAGAGCGACGTCGGCGGCGCGCGTTTCGAGATCAGGGGGATGGAGTTCTGCTGA
- a CDS encoding heavy metal translocating P-type ATPase, giving the protein MTNAPESASAASSPDSCRLCGLPTPDPPITSDDAEGHFCCAGCRRVASALSDIDDADAAAVGERARRSSGVQGGTGGRPDGSVDGSGRASDRPTTSDASDTEPVERTFLAVDGMHCSTCEAFLELRAEGIDGVERAAASYASDTVRVEYDPDRVGPDDLPGRLSGYGYTVDARDERAGETHAEETVGRLLLGGLFGMMVMLWYAVFLYPEYLGYEPVVSLGGLVGPYLYGNIWLMTSVVLFYTGFPILRGAFVSLRARRPNMDLLVATAALSAYAYSTLAAVLGESHLYFDVSVAIVLVVTAGTWYEGRVKRRSLGLLRDLTESRVREARLVSGRPLDDVTDHGTGADDGSTMDDANDGSTTGAANDVSAAGVSGTEPEGASAGAESVSSEDPETADRTGDVAPAPTEMAEAPSAETVETVPIERVDPGDALLVRPGERIPLDGTVVSGTASVDESLLTGEAIPVTKTGGDRVQGGTVVTDSPLVVRVGPAAESTLDRLVELLWDVQSASPGVQRLADRLATIFVPLVLVLATVVTLGSLWVGTAPAGAILAGLTVLIVSCPCALGLATPLAIAAGVGTAADRGIVLASEHVLESAPEADVVVFDKTGTLTTGEMSVRDVSTADGESATTLVERAAALEIHSAHPIAEAIVERSRSDEPSGNGVGDPSGGTGDDLPGAADVETHRRGVTGTIAGAATVVGHPALFADRGWAVPGTLTARVEGIQADGDVPVLVGWGGRARGVVAVGDEPRPGWREPIERLAADRTVAVLTGDEGASAARYRDVEAVDEVFSGVPPEGKAETVRRLGVRGTVAMVGDGSNDAPALATADLGIAMGSGTDLAGDAADAVLTTDDVRAVPDVFDLATATNRRIRQNLAWAFVYNAVAIPLAVAGLLNPLLAAVAMATSSLLVVGNSARSLR; this is encoded by the coding sequence GTGACTAACGCTCCCGAGTCGGCGTCCGCCGCTTCCTCTCCGGACAGCTGTCGGCTCTGCGGCCTGCCGACTCCGGATCCGCCGATCACGAGCGACGACGCCGAGGGACACTTCTGCTGTGCGGGGTGTCGCCGGGTGGCGAGCGCGCTCTCGGACATCGACGACGCAGACGCTGCGGCCGTCGGCGAGCGCGCGCGGCGGTCGTCCGGCGTCCAGGGTGGCACCGGGGGACGCCCCGACGGGTCGGTCGACGGCTCCGGACGCGCCTCGGATCGGCCCACCACGAGCGACGCGTCCGATACCGAGCCGGTCGAGCGAACGTTCCTCGCGGTCGACGGGATGCACTGTTCGACCTGCGAAGCCTTCCTCGAGCTTCGAGCGGAGGGGATCGACGGCGTCGAACGCGCGGCGGCGAGTTACGCGAGCGACACCGTCCGCGTCGAGTACGACCCCGACCGCGTCGGCCCCGACGACCTTCCCGGTCGGCTCTCGGGCTACGGCTACACGGTCGACGCACGCGACGAGCGCGCCGGCGAGACCCACGCCGAGGAGACCGTCGGTCGCCTCCTGCTCGGCGGCCTCTTCGGCATGATGGTCATGCTGTGGTACGCCGTCTTCCTCTACCCCGAGTACCTCGGGTACGAGCCCGTGGTGAGCCTGGGTGGTCTCGTCGGCCCGTATCTGTACGGGAACATCTGGCTCATGACGTCGGTCGTCCTGTTCTACACCGGGTTCCCGATCCTCCGGGGCGCGTTCGTCAGCCTGCGGGCGCGCCGCCCGAACATGGACCTGCTGGTCGCGACCGCGGCGCTGTCGGCCTACGCCTACAGTACGCTGGCGGCAGTTCTCGGGGAATCGCACCTCTACTTCGACGTCTCCGTCGCCATCGTCCTCGTCGTCACCGCCGGTACCTGGTACGAGGGACGCGTCAAGCGCCGCTCGCTCGGCCTGTTGCGCGACCTGACCGAGAGCCGGGTCCGCGAGGCCCGGCTCGTGTCCGGGAGACCACTCGACGACGTGACGGACCACGGAACGGGGGCAGACGACGGATCGACGATGGACGATGCGAACGACGGATCGACGACGGGTGCAGCGAACGACGTATCGGCGGCGGGTGTCTCTGGCACCGAACCGGAGGGAGCGTCGGCCGGCGCCGAGTCGGTTTCATCCGAAGACCCGGAGACGGCAGATCGAACCGGCGACGTGGCGCCTGCTCCGACCGAGATGGCGGAGGCACCCTCTGCCGAGACCGTCGAGACGGTCCCGATCGAGCGCGTCGACCCCGGTGACGCGCTCCTCGTCCGGCCGGGTGAGCGGATCCCGCTCGACGGAACCGTCGTCTCCGGAACCGCCTCCGTCGACGAGTCACTACTGACCGGCGAGGCGATACCGGTGACGAAGACGGGCGGCGACAGGGTACAGGGCGGGACCGTCGTCACCGACTCACCGCTGGTCGTGCGGGTCGGCCCCGCGGCCGAGAGCACACTCGACCGGCTCGTCGAACTGCTCTGGGACGTCCAGAGCGCGTCGCCGGGCGTTCAGCGGCTGGCCGATCGCCTGGCGACGATCTTCGTCCCGCTGGTACTCGTGCTCGCGACCGTCGTGACCCTCGGATCGCTGTGGGTCGGAACGGCACCGGCCGGCGCGATACTCGCCGGACTCACGGTACTCATCGTCTCCTGTCCCTGCGCGCTCGGCCTGGCGACGCCGCTGGCCATCGCTGCCGGCGTCGGAACCGCCGCGGACCGCGGGATCGTCCTCGCGAGCGAGCACGTCCTGGAGTCCGCACCCGAAGCCGACGTCGTGGTCTTCGACAAGACCGGGACGTTGACGACCGGCGAGATGAGCGTCCGCGACGTCTCGACGGCGGACGGCGAGTCGGCGACGACGCTCGTCGAGCGGGCAGCCGCTCTCGAGATCCACTCCGCACACCCGATCGCCGAGGCGATCGTCGAGCGCTCGCGGTCGGACGAGCCCTCCGGGAACGGTGTGGGCGACCCATCCGGTGGGACCGGGGACGACCTGCCCGGTGCGGCGGACGTCGAGACCCACCGTCGCGGCGTCACCGGGACGATCGCCGGTGCGGCGACCGTCGTCGGCCATCCCGCCCTGTTCGCCGACCGGGGGTGGGCGGTCCCGGGCACACTGACGGCGCGCGTCGAAGGCATCCAGGCCGACGGCGACGTGCCGGTCCTCGTCGGCTGGGGCGGTCGCGCCCGCGGGGTCGTGGCCGTCGGCGACGAACCGAGACCGGGCTGGCGCGAGCCGATCGAGCGACTCGCGGCCGATCGGACGGTCGCGGTGCTGACCGGCGACGAGGGCGCCAGCGCGGCGCGCTACCGCGACGTCGAGGCTGTCGACGAGGTATTCTCGGGCGTCCCGCCCGAGGGGAAGGCGGAGACCGTCCGCCGACTGGGCGTCCGCGGAACGGTCGCGATGGTCGGCGACGGCAGTAACGACGCGCCGGCGCTCGCGACGGCCGATCTGGGGATCGCCATGGGCAGCGGGACCGACCTGGCCGGTGACGCCGCCGACGCCGTGCTCACGACCGACGACGTCCGCGCCGTCCCCGACGTCTTCGACCTCGCGACCGCCACGAATCGGCGCATCCGTCAGAACCTCGCCTGGGCGTTCGTCTACAACGCGGTCGCGATCCCGCTGGCCGTCGCCGGCCTGTTGAACCCGCTGCTCGCCGCGGTCGCGATGGCGACGAGCAGCCTGCTCGTCGTCGGGAACTCCGCGCGGTCGCTGCGGTAG
- a CDS encoding cytochrome-ba3 oxidase subunit: MNFQTLAPRALAVIAVAALVPALWYVFGRPSPVSAVAAINVVVIAGSLWVAMGPTGTGTAEAAH, from the coding sequence ATGAACTTCCAGACGCTCGCGCCGCGAGCCCTCGCCGTGATCGCCGTCGCCGCGCTCGTTCCCGCACTCTGGTACGTGTTCGGTCGACCGAGCCCCGTCAGCGCCGTCGCGGCGATCAACGTCGTCGTCATCGCGGGTTCGCTCTGGGTCGCGATGGGTCCGACCGGCACCGGCACCGCCGAGGCGGCCCACTGA
- a CDS encoding b(o/a)3-type cytochrome-c oxidase subunit 1, giving the protein MTAYVDDFPEEARLVQAAMFSAFLALAVGATFGLVQVLHRTGMVRFFSSADYYTVLTAHGVLLALTFTIFFLVALFTWGVTTSLDRSLPSMRFAWGWYGTMVVGALMAVVAIFAGFMTNPPTLLGEELSASVLFTFYAPLQAHPLFYLGLAIFVIGTWIAGYDWFRTYWAWKRENPDERTPLPTFMALTTMLFWWLSSAGVAVAIVVFLLPWSLGLVDSVNPLLTRTLFWFFGHAVVYFWLMPAYMLWYILLPKLSGGKLFSDPLARVVFVLFLLLSTPTGIHHQYMDPGIAEGFKFIVMVNTMFLLLPSLLTAFTVVASMEHGARQRGGTGKLRWLGKLPWRDPVFTGMALSGLLFAAAGFSGMINAGMNINYLVHNTFWIVGHFHLTVGTAVALTFMAGAYWFVPQVTGKPLWNRSVGLVQVLLWFLGMVFMSNAMHRAGLLGVPRRTAEPQYESFAFEGAIGSVGELDAQVVLGGTLLAISTVLFLVTIVMTLLGDRGEVPDNSYAGALSGPEHSPEILDNLKLWTAIAVGLIVLAYSLPLVAIVQRGGLFGPGIEGMDGILPPIDTVATLVEWWVIG; this is encoded by the coding sequence ATGACCGCCTACGTCGACGACTTTCCGGAAGAGGCGCGACTCGTTCAGGCCGCGATGTTCTCGGCGTTCCTCGCGCTCGCGGTCGGCGCCACCTTCGGCCTCGTCCAGGTACTGCACCGAACCGGCATGGTCCGATTTTTCTCCTCGGCCGACTACTACACGGTCCTGACGGCCCACGGCGTCCTGCTCGCACTGACGTTCACCATCTTCTTCCTGGTGGCGCTGTTCACCTGGGGCGTCACCACGAGCCTCGACCGGAGCCTCCCCAGCATGCGCTTTGCGTGGGGCTGGTACGGGACGATGGTCGTCGGCGCGCTCATGGCGGTCGTCGCCATCTTCGCCGGGTTCATGACGAATCCGCCGACGCTACTGGGTGAGGAACTGTCGGCGAGCGTCCTGTTTACCTTCTACGCGCCGTTGCAGGCCCACCCTCTGTTCTACCTCGGGCTGGCGATCTTCGTGATCGGCACGTGGATCGCCGGCTACGACTGGTTCCGCACCTACTGGGCCTGGAAGCGCGAGAACCCGGACGAGCGGACGCCGCTGCCGACGTTCATGGCGCTGACGACGATGCTGTTCTGGTGGCTCTCCTCGGCAGGTGTCGCCGTCGCCATCGTCGTCTTCCTGCTGCCGTGGTCGCTCGGGCTCGTCGACTCGGTCAATCCCCTGCTCACCCGGACACTGTTCTGGTTCTTCGGCCACGCCGTCGTCTACTTCTGGCTGATGCCGGCGTACATGCTGTGGTACATCCTGCTGCCGAAGCTCTCCGGCGGCAAACTGTTCAGTGACCCGCTCGCCCGCGTCGTCTTCGTGCTCTTCTTGCTCCTCTCGACGCCGACGGGGATCCACCACCAGTACATGGACCCCGGTATCGCGGAGGGATTCAAGTTCATCGTCATGGTGAACACGATGTTCCTCCTGCTGCCGAGCCTGCTGACGGCCTTCACCGTCGTCGCGAGCATGGAACACGGCGCCCGTCAGCGCGGCGGGACGGGGAAACTCCGCTGGCTCGGCAAACTCCCGTGGCGCGATCCCGTCTTCACGGGTATGGCGCTCTCGGGCCTGCTGTTCGCCGCGGCCGGGTTCTCCGGCATGATCAACGCCGGGATGAACATTAACTACCTCGTGCACAACACGTTCTGGATCGTCGGGCACTTCCACCTCACCGTCGGCACGGCGGTCGCACTGACGTTCATGGCCGGCGCCTACTGGTTCGTCCCGCAGGTGACCGGCAAGCCGCTGTGGAACCGCAGCGTCGGACTGGTTCAGGTACTCCTCTGGTTCCTCGGGATGGTGTTCATGTCGAACGCCATGCACCGCGCCGGCCTGCTCGGCGTTCCGCGGCGCACGGCCGAACCGCAGTACGAGAGCTTCGCGTTCGAGGGTGCCATCGGCAGCGTCGGCGAACTCGACGCGCAGGTCGTCCTGGGCGGGACCCTGCTGGCGATCTCGACCGTGCTCTTCCTCGTCACCATCGTCATGACGCTGCTCGGCGACCGCGGCGAGGTCCCAGACAACTCCTACGCCGGCGCCCTCTCCGGCCCGGAACACTCCCCCGAAATTCTCGACAACCTGAAACTCTGGACGGCCATCGCGGTCGGCCTCATCGTGCTCGCCTACTCGCTCCCGCTCGTCGCCATCGTCCAGCGCGGCGGACTCTTCGGCCCCGGAATCGAGGGAATGGACGGTATCCTGCCGCCGATCGACACGGTCGCCACGCTCGTCGAGTGGTGGGTGATTGGCTGA
- a CDS encoding winged helix-turn-helix domain-containing protein: MSDDERLPATLSALDDSTCREILEALDEPTSAEGLGEACDLSASTVYRKLDRLRRAGLVERRHVIRPDLSQTTRYAVTFDELAIGVDDLRTACLAADG; encoded by the coding sequence ATGTCAGACGACGAACGCCTCCCGGCGACGCTGTCGGCCCTCGACGACTCGACCTGTCGGGAGATCCTCGAGGCGCTCGACGAACCGACGTCCGCGGAAGGACTCGGCGAGGCCTGCGACCTCTCCGCTTCGACAGTCTATCGAAAACTCGACCGGCTCCGGCGGGCCGGCCTCGTCGAGCGACGCCACGTGATACGGCCGGATCTCAGCCAGACGACGCGGTACGCGGTGACGTTCGACGAACTCGCGATCGGCGTCGACGACCTCCGGACCGCCTGCCTCGCGGCTGACGGCTAG
- a CDS encoding DUF2249 domain-containing protein, protein MATVQADRTLDAREIDGEPFSDITAELDALDTDETFLLINSFEPEPLYGVLSKRGFAHETTQVADDEWHVTITRA, encoded by the coding sequence ATGGCGACAGTTCAGGCCGACCGCACGCTCGACGCCCGCGAGATCGACGGCGAACCGTTCTCGGACATCACCGCGGAACTCGACGCACTCGACACCGACGAGACGTTCCTCCTGATCAACAGTTTCGAACCGGAGCCGCTGTACGGGGTCCTCTCGAAGCGCGGGTTCGCCCACGAGACGACACAGGTCGCAGACGACGAGTGGCACGTCACGATCACCCGCGCCTGA
- a CDS encoding WD40/YVTN/BNR-like repeat-containing protein — protein MLVAGTDDGTYQVSGVTNSRDTTVEKVLDAPRGERVRKFDAVDGLFAATETGLYYSVDGDDWSDLHVPEETVWAVTVSPTGERIYAGTAPARVYVSSLPADAISPTNLDWHELDGFQQLPSRDDWGVPRHNNRARVRDLCIHPDSPNRLVAGVEPGGVHVSTDGGETWAERSDGVHDDIHSIHVVADGEYVAATGVGLYRTTNAGRSWTRLDENVEQRYFRTAYQYDGVLYTSAARVPPSDRWETAAAEPALFTCHDGTSLERVDSPRPDEVVVGWTTVDGTLIGATHRGTLLRTQGETWAIAGALPSSETIPGCYYTLAWSPP, from the coding sequence ATGCTCGTCGCTGGAACCGATGATGGGACGTACCAGGTTTCCGGGGTAACGAACTCACGCGACACGACGGTCGAAAAGGTCCTCGATGCACCGCGGGGAGAGCGCGTCCGGAAGTTCGATGCCGTCGATGGTCTGTTCGCTGCCACGGAGACCGGTCTCTACTATTCTGTCGACGGAGACGACTGGTCAGACCTTCACGTTCCCGAGGAAACTGTCTGGGCAGTCACGGTCTCCCCAACTGGTGAACGCATCTACGCAGGGACCGCTCCGGCCCGCGTCTACGTATCGTCCCTGCCAGCGGATGCGATTTCACCCACGAACCTCGACTGGCACGAGCTCGATGGGTTTCAGCAACTCCCGTCCCGCGACGATTGGGGCGTTCCACGGCACAACAACAGGGCCCGCGTTCGGGACCTCTGCATCCATCCGGATTCACCGAACCGACTCGTCGCTGGTGTCGAACCGGGAGGGGTCCACGTCAGTACTGACGGCGGGGAAACGTGGGCGGAACGGAGTGATGGCGTCCACGATGACATCCACAGTATTCACGTCGTGGCTGATGGCGAGTACGTCGCTGCCACTGGTGTCGGGTTGTATCGGACGACGAACGCGGGGCGATCGTGGACGCGTCTCGACGAGAACGTCGAACAGCGGTATTTCCGGACGGCCTATCAGTACGACGGCGTTCTCTACACCTCGGCTGCACGCGTCCCACCGAGTGACCGCTGGGAGACTGCAGCTGCCGAACCGGCGCTCTTCACGTGTCACGACGGAACCTCACTCGAACGTGTCGACTCTCCCCGTCCCGACGAGGTGGTCGTCGGATGGACGACGGTTGACGGGACGCTCATCGGTGCAACACACCGGGGCACCCTACTTCGAACACAGGGCGAAACGTGGGCGATCGCCGGCGCCCTCCCGAGTTCGGAGACGATCCCCGGCTGCTATTATACTCTCGCGTGGTCTCCTCCGTAG
- a CDS encoding amidohydrolase family protein, which produces MTEAGPEVVIHDALVLTVDADNRLFERGTVVVEDGRITDVRQSREGDTDIGADRVIDGEGMLAMPGLVNAHTHLEMTPLIGAFSDFGLRELLAHMTVLFDKLDDDDLAYFRRAGYELAALNFLQGGVTTVNSMDTRPGRGADVFGEAGLRGFFGPAMTDLYWDVPVDEQITRLRRFIDDYHETYDGRIKATICPHDDWSCSREFWERTADLAVQYPDLLVHTHLLELEEGNVMARSNGAVDSIGLLAEVGLLDERLVAAHFRMADGDDIERTAGADSSVVHCPSMFAYWNPDPDAQWTPVPELRDAGVDVGLGIDDHYWHDSYSMFGEARQARLAANLKRTVGQYDSMELVRMLTIEGARALNLGDEIGSLEPGKRADIVLLDVESPKFTPRTNLPAHIVNNAAPADVVTVLVDGNVVLRDGTPATMDPAAVQERVEAALGRFEAETGWEFTLGGSDPPSMASTLRNVPKRGPARLLGRLAMQSAKDALPF; this is translated from the coding sequence ATGACGGAAGCGGGCCCTGAGGTCGTTATTCACGATGCACTGGTATTGACCGTCGACGCCGACAACCGACTGTTCGAACGCGGAACGGTGGTTGTCGAAGACGGGCGAATTACAGACGTTCGCCAGTCTCGGGAGGGAGATACCGACATCGGTGCTGATCGCGTTATCGACGGCGAGGGGATGCTCGCGATGCCAGGGCTCGTCAACGCTCATACGCATCTCGAGATGACGCCGCTTATCGGCGCATTCAGCGACTTCGGCCTCCGGGAACTGCTCGCTCATATGACCGTCTTGTTCGACAAACTTGACGACGACGATCTCGCGTATTTTCGCCGGGCGGGATACGAACTCGCCGCACTGAATTTCCTGCAGGGTGGCGTCACCACCGTCAACTCGATGGATACACGTCCGGGACGAGGGGCCGACGTGTTTGGCGAGGCCGGCCTGCGTGGATTCTTCGGCCCGGCGATGACCGACCTCTACTGGGATGTCCCCGTCGACGAGCAGATCACACGCCTTCGCCGGTTCATCGACGACTATCACGAGACGTACGACGGGCGGATCAAGGCGACCATCTGTCCGCACGACGACTGGTCGTGTTCTCGAGAATTCTGGGAGCGAACCGCGGACCTCGCCGTGCAGTACCCGGACCTGCTCGTCCACACGCATCTGCTCGAACTCGAAGAGGGCAACGTGATGGCGCGATCGAACGGGGCCGTCGATTCCATCGGGCTCCTTGCTGAAGTCGGTCTCCTCGACGAACGACTGGTTGCTGCGCACTTTCGGATGGCGGACGGAGACGATATCGAGCGGACGGCGGGTGCGGACTCCTCGGTCGTGCACTGTCCCTCGATGTTCGCGTACTGGAATCCGGACCCGGACGCACAGTGGACACCGGTGCCCGAGTTACGGGATGCAGGCGTCGACGTGGGGCTGGGGATCGATGACCACTACTGGCACGATTCGTACAGTATGTTCGGCGAGGCACGGCAGGCTCGTCTGGCAGCCAATCTAAAGCGAACCGTCGGACAGTACGACTCGATGGAACTCGTGCGGATGCTCACGATCGAGGGTGCCCGGGCGCTCAATCTGGGTGACGAAATCGGGAGTCTCGAACCGGGTAAACGGGCCGATATCGTCCTGTTGGACGTCGAAAGTCCAAAGTTCACCCCACGGACGAATCTGCCCGCACACATCGTGAACAACGCCGCGCCTGCCGACGTGGTGACTGTCCTCGTCGACGGGAACGTCGTGTTGCGAGACGGCACCCCTGCGACTATGGATCCGGCGGCCGTCCAGGAACGGGTCGAAGCGGCTCTCGGTCGCTTTGAAGCCGAAACTGGGTGGGAATTCACGCTCGGTGGCAGCGACCCACCGAGTATGGCGAGTACCCTTCGCAACGTGCCGAAGCGTGGCCCCGCCCGGTTGCTCGGAAGACTCGCGATGCAGTCAGCGAAAGACGCGTTGCCCTTCTGA
- a CDS encoding helix-turn-helix domain-containing protein yields MKHLQTSATVAPRLLPSYYATVSDSPAVTELRVLDWNLAATSVGTLLYAIDGEAAVFREAATETAGVEDVTVSRSERSTSYALLTARPAAIPFFSTFMAVTARANLLVRKPLVYRDSRSYGHVIGRSAALQDALDEIPDGVDVQVERIRDFPSGTEDWTSLLSDRQHEALEMALRMGYYEQPREATHADIASALECAPNTVTTHLQKAEAKLVQTALDDTRTGTQ; encoded by the coding sequence ATGAAGCACCTGCAAACCTCCGCGACGGTTGCTCCGCGCCTGCTCCCGTCATACTATGCGACCGTCTCGGACTCGCCAGCGGTCACGGAACTTCGAGTACTCGACTGGAATTTGGCGGCAACCAGCGTCGGAACCCTCCTGTATGCGATCGACGGCGAGGCGGCTGTCTTCCGCGAAGCAGCGACTGAGACGGCAGGCGTCGAAGACGTTACCGTTTCACGCTCCGAACGATCGACGTCCTACGCTCTGCTTACCGCCCGCCCTGCTGCGATCCCGTTTTTCAGTACGTTCATGGCGGTGACGGCGCGTGCGAATCTGCTCGTCCGGAAGCCACTCGTCTATCGTGATTCCCGATCATATGGGCACGTGATCGGCCGATCGGCGGCTCTCCAGGATGCGCTCGACGAAATTCCCGACGGTGTCGACGTCCAGGTCGAGCGAATCCGTGACTTCCCCTCCGGAACTGAGGACTGGACGAGCCTCCTGAGCGACCGACAACACGAAGCGCTCGAAATGGCGCTACGTATGGGATACTACGAGCAGCCTCGCGAAGCGACACACGCGGATATCGCTTCGGCGTTGGAGTGCGCGCCGAACACAGTGACGACGCATCTGCAGAAAGCAGAAGCAAAGCTCGTCCAAACTGCGTTGGACGATACTCGTACAGGAACACAGTGA
- a CDS encoding CGCGG family rSAM-modified RiPP protein — MNHTRSADERGHDSNAAGEDREPITRRVHENSWSANLEEPRHADDPDLVVAEAIDAVEATAAGYHVNLVTHADHGHPEDYLWPELAAYGGEAGTESLEWRYVDQCGCGGHVTRVQVS; from the coding sequence ATGAACCACACCCGATCGGCCGACGAGCGAGGACACGACAGCAACGCCGCCGGCGAGGACCGCGAACCGATCACGAGGCGCGTCCACGAGAACTCCTGGTCGGCCAACCTCGAAGAACCGCGCCATGCCGACGACCCCGACCTCGTCGTCGCGGAGGCGATCGACGCCGTCGAGGCGACGGCCGCGGGCTACCACGTCAACCTCGTCACGCACGCCGACCACGGTCATCCTGAGGACTACCTCTGGCCGGAACTGGCGGCGTACGGGGGCGAAGCGGGGACTGAGTCGCTGGAATGGCGGTACGTCGACCAGTGCGGCTGTGGCGGCCACGTGACCCGCGTGCAGGTGTCGTGA